In Paenibacillus larvae subsp. larvae, the following proteins share a genomic window:
- a CDS encoding CD3324 family protein: protein MSYKNGKDILPPSLLKQLQDYIQGEIIYIPKKENRRAGWGENNGTRLVIERRNREIYQMYQNGSTVVELIHKYHLSEDSIRKIIAKTREKVKQA from the coding sequence ATGAGTTATAAGAACGGTAAAGATATCCTGCCGCCCAGTCTGTTAAAGCAACTGCAAGACTATATACAGGGCGAAATTATTTATATTCCTAAAAAAGAAAACCGCAGAGCCGGGTGGGGAGAGAATAATGGGACCCGCCTAGTGATCGAACGAAGAAACAGAGAGATTTACCAGATGTATCAGAATGGCTCCACTGTGGTGGAATTAATTCATAAATACCATTTATCGGAAGACAGTATACGGAAAATCATTGCCAAAACAAGAGAAAAAGTAAAGCAGGCATAA
- a CDS encoding copper resistance CopC/CopD family protein, protein MNRNKKLIKRLHAWMLILFAGILLWNWSPQMTYGHASLLKAEPEQNSVIKEPPGRISLTFNERLEDGLYYIKVLDQNGKSATDNQAVLSSDRTGLELQLPKLKDGIYVVSYHIISADGHPVSGSYPITIGETAQNNAPPSGQQGNTPNSGGHHHGGGTSGQLIQNLSRGLWYFTLLSLAGWLIWLRMSGVEPGSFRKELSFWTLNLQRAHLVALLLVISTHLETLLGEGGLADLGTLIVRTSVGLSWLITFILSLTGFVLLGRNKWTDIAWVLALLITKGSTGHAAVYTPRPVTIASDCIHLIAASFWTGGLLLAFVLWRKQKELVLPYLSRFSKTAFISILILAATGILSTFLFLPSFRYLLYTTWGVLLLVKSGLVLIVIIVAAFIRMYMKNKGERSLKQWLRVDFTLMLGIIGIVGFLTYTSPTPSNEPLYWHEMGEQIHMTASITPNVPGVNKFMTKVWLPESMGEPKRVQFILKYKEKRNVTGDGEEGLAPIEVPLNRTEQSEKDISFPGFKLYSYKAEGAFLPFDGKWEVEIRVMNPHDDETVYRKEIQLYEQLPK, encoded by the coding sequence ATGAACAGAAACAAAAAGCTGATAAAGCGTTTGCATGCCTGGATGCTTATTTTGTTCGCAGGGATACTGCTTTGGAACTGGTCCCCGCAAATGACATATGGCCATGCTTCTTTGCTGAAAGCCGAACCTGAACAGAACAGCGTGATCAAGGAACCGCCCGGGCGGATATCCTTAACCTTTAACGAAAGATTGGAAGATGGCCTTTACTATATCAAAGTACTGGACCAGAACGGGAAGTCCGCCACAGATAATCAGGCGGTTTTGTCTAGTGACCGGACCGGTCTGGAACTGCAGCTGCCTAAACTGAAAGACGGAATTTATGTTGTGTCGTATCATATTATTTCTGCTGACGGGCATCCGGTAAGCGGAAGTTACCCCATTACGATCGGAGAGACTGCACAAAATAATGCTCCGCCATCCGGCCAGCAGGGGAATACCCCCAATTCGGGCGGTCATCATCATGGAGGCGGAACTTCCGGCCAGCTAATTCAAAATCTGTCAAGAGGACTCTGGTATTTTACGCTTCTTTCCTTGGCCGGATGGCTGATCTGGCTGAGAATGTCCGGGGTAGAACCGGGGTCCTTTAGGAAAGAATTATCTTTCTGGACGCTAAATCTCCAGCGGGCTCATTTGGTTGCCCTGCTTCTGGTAATATCCACCCATTTAGAGACTTTGCTGGGAGAAGGAGGGCTTGCCGATCTGGGTACTCTAATAGTCCGTACAAGCGTAGGACTCAGCTGGCTGATCACCTTTATCCTGTCCCTTACCGGATTTGTTCTGCTGGGCCGCAACAAGTGGACGGATATTGCCTGGGTTCTGGCCCTTCTCATTACAAAAGGGTCAACCGGCCATGCGGCTGTGTATACTCCGCGCCCGGTAACCATCGCAAGCGATTGTATCCATTTGATCGCTGCTTCGTTCTGGACGGGGGGCCTGCTGCTTGCTTTTGTGCTCTGGCGCAAACAAAAAGAACTGGTCCTGCCCTATTTGTCCCGCTTTTCTAAAACGGCCTTCATCAGTATTTTGATTTTGGCAGCTACAGGTATTCTTTCTACTTTTTTATTTCTGCCAAGTTTTCGTTACTTGCTTTATACTACTTGGGGAGTGCTGCTTTTAGTCAAATCTGGACTTGTCCTAATTGTCATTATCGTTGCGGCCTTCATCCGCATGTATATGAAGAACAAAGGGGAACGCTCCCTGAAGCAGTGGTTGAGAGTGGATTTTACACTTATGCTGGGGATAATCGGGATTGTTGGATTTCTGACATACACTTCTCCTACACCATCCAACGAACCTTTATACTGGCATGAGATGGGGGAACAGATTCATATGACCGCTTCCATCACCCCAAATGTCCCTGGAGTCAACAAGTTTATGACAAAAGTCTGGCTGCCTGAGTCCATGGGTGAACCGAAACGGGTTCAATTTATTCTGAAATATAAAGAAAAAAGGAACGTGACCGGTGACGGGGAAGAAGGGCTTGCCCCTATTGAGGTTCCTCTCAACAGGACGGAACAGTCCGAAAAGGATATTTCTTTCCCCGGATTCAAGCTGTACAGCTATAAAGCCGAAGGGGCTTTCCTGCCTTTCGATGGAAAGTGGGAAGTGGAGATCCGGGTAATGAATCCTCATGACGACGAAACAGTCTACCGTAAAGAAATACAGTTGTACGAACAACTGCCTAAATAA
- a CDS encoding helix-turn-helix transcriptional regulator: MKNRVRELREERGISQEKLAQILGVSRQSIISIENGRYNPSLILAYQIPKYFNKSIEYVFFWEE, from the coding sequence TTGAAGAACAGGGTGAGAGAGTTGCGTGAAGAGAGGGGGATATCACAAGAGAAACTGGCACAAATATTAGGGGTTTCACGCCAATCAATCATATCTATTGAGAACGGCAGATATAATCCGTCACTCATTTTGGCTTATCAAATACCTAAGTACTTTAATAAAAGCATTGAATATGTATTTTTTTGGGAGGAATAA